A genomic segment from Actinomycetota bacterium encodes:
- a CDS encoding aminotransferase class I/II-fold pyridoxal phosphate-dependent enzyme, whose amino-acid sequence MVCTLFGAKAVAVPLAGDAHDLDAMLAAVTDRTRLLFVCNPNNPTGTIVRKPEFEIFLAKVPEHVLVVVDEAYIEFVTDSHFPDGMAYFDGERPLAVLRTFSKAYSLAGLRVGYGAMPEPLREAVDKVREPFNVNAVAQAAAFHSLDDDAEVARRRTENAEQLAALCAALDRLGVTYAPSQANFVYFHTAKPAEVFEALLAEGVIVRQLGPAPALRMTMPAPGDTEYVIAALEAAHAALGGF is encoded by the coding sequence ATGGTGTGCACGCTGTTCGGCGCGAAGGCGGTGGCGGTGCCGCTCGCGGGCGACGCCCACGACCTCGACGCCATGCTCGCCGCGGTCACGGACCGCACGCGCCTGCTGTTCGTGTGCAACCCGAACAACCCCACCGGCACGATCGTCCGCAAGCCGGAGTTCGAGATCTTCCTCGCCAAGGTCCCGGAGCACGTGCTCGTCGTGGTCGACGAGGCGTACATCGAGTTCGTGACGGACTCGCACTTCCCCGACGGCATGGCGTACTTCGACGGCGAGCGCCCGCTCGCGGTCCTGCGCACCTTCTCGAAGGCGTACTCGCTCGCCGGCCTGCGCGTCGGCTACGGCGCCATGCCCGAGCCGCTGCGCGAGGCCGTCGACAAGGTCCGCGAGCCGTTCAATGTCAACGCGGTCGCGCAGGCCGCCGCGTTCCACTCGCTCGACGACGACGCCGAGGTGGCCCGCCGCCGCACCGAGAACGCCGAGCAGCTCGCCGCGCTGTGCGCCGCACTCGACCGCCTCGGCGTGACCTACGCGCCCTCGCAGGCGAACTTCGTCTACTTCCACACGGCCAAGCCGGCCGAGGTGTTCGAGGCCCTGCTCGCCGAGGGCGTCATCGTGCGGCAGCTCGGGCCCGCGCCCGCGCTGCGCATGACGATGCCCGCGCCCGGGGACACTGAGTACGTGATAGCAGCGCTCGAGGCCGCGCACGCGGCGCTCGGCGGGTTCTAG